The following proteins are co-located in the Telopea speciosissima isolate NSW1024214 ecotype Mountain lineage chromosome 9, Tspe_v1, whole genome shotgun sequence genome:
- the LOC122639046 gene encoding disease resistance protein L6-like, with the protein MASSSRATTSSISSNRRPSSSSYDVFINFRGPDTRTNFVSLLYRNLVREGIQVFIDSEELWEGEEICPSLLRAIRGSSISIPVFSKNYADSKYCLLELAEMWECHLSRGQTILPIFIDVEPRDVRHQTGSFDLESTSNPIVGLIKLLCQNPIVGLIKLLFQNRQRKYEPDDVKSWKNALTEVGKLKGWTLKGDATIE; encoded by the coding sequence ATGGCTTCCTCATCACGGGCTACTACTTCATCTATCTCTTCCAATCGGcggccttcttcttcttcttatgatgTGTTTATCAATTTCAGAGGTCCAGATACTCGCACAAACTTTGTCTCTCTGCTTTACAGAAATCTGGTAAGAGAGGGAATCCAGGTCTTCATAGATAGCGAAGAACTctgggaaggagaagagatttgTCCGTCGCTGCTAAGAGCAATCCGAGGTTCTAGTATATCAATTCCTGTCTTCTCTAAAAACTACGCAGATAGCAAATATTGTCTTTTGGAACTTGCTGAGATGTGGGAGTGTCATTTATCTAGAGGTCAAACCATTCTGCCCATATTCATCGATGTTGAGCCACGAGATGTTCGACATCAGACTGGAAGTTTTGACTTAGAATCCACATCTAATCCGATAGTTGGGCTTATTAAGTTACTATGTCAGAATCCGATAGTTGGGCTTATAAAGTTACTATTTCAGAATCGCCAGAGGAAGTATGAACCAGATGACGTAAAGAGTTGGAAGAATGCTTTGACAGAGGTGGGGAAACTAAAGGGATGGACTCTCAAGGGAGATGCAACTATTGAGTAA